A genomic window from Synechococcus sp. CBW1107 includes:
- a CDS encoding adenylate/guanylate cyclase domain-containing protein: MTRPRVWWLALAVPLVVALPAFRFTPPGAALARLDGQARGQFFRWRGPRTAPADPLILAIDGESLRLADLLGTDERQASPLWRRMGPWPWPRALQAELAATALRGGARRVMINIEYSQPSRYGPADDAAAQALLTPWRQRVHLATGYALERRQGLEQIKLRRPLLALGPSGLTTLLQSEAGVAEAVPGRRWWREQLAGFALPHPLPMAFLARPDALEEEPLGLNYRGPAGTLPSLSAWRIQQAPTGIWKNRTVVIGATAPELGDQLETPFGAMSGSEVLATAVGNVLAEDGLRSASGPATGLLLLLWGGGALTLLARPSSALGTVAVAVALMAAGLGLTYGLWLWAQLDLPLAALLLAPLLGGGLRAAGQARQELRERAYLHQVLSHRISPTLLHDILRNPAPIWNQAAGVRCRCVLLFSDLVDFTPLSASLEPAELFDLLNRYFEVMAAAVLSEQGLLDKFIGDAVMAEFGVPRSRGDQIEARAAVRAALAMQRGLQTLNRALAEKNRPPLRHGIGLHVGEVIAGNLGSSQRLEFTVVGASVNVASRLEGLTRRYPQHPILISGDLLALLPGELVVEPLGPHPLKGWPDPLRVFALQGLEPEAPVADESGAGAPL; this comes from the coding sequence GTGACGAGGCCACGAGTCTGGTGGCTGGCGCTGGCTGTGCCCCTGGTGGTGGCTCTGCCTGCCTTTCGCTTCACCCCGCCGGGTGCAGCCCTGGCACGGCTCGATGGTCAGGCGCGAGGGCAGTTCTTCCGCTGGCGAGGTCCGCGGACGGCCCCTGCAGATCCCCTGATCCTGGCCATCGACGGCGAGTCCCTGCGCCTGGCGGATCTGCTCGGGACCGACGAACGTCAGGCCTCACCGTTGTGGCGCCGCATGGGGCCCTGGCCGTGGCCCAGGGCCCTTCAGGCGGAACTGGCCGCCACGGCCCTGCGGGGTGGTGCCCGGCGGGTGATGATCAACATCGAGTACAGCCAGCCCAGCCGATACGGCCCCGCCGATGACGCGGCGGCCCAGGCCCTGCTGACCCCCTGGCGGCAGCGGGTGCATCTCGCCACCGGTTATGCCCTGGAGCGGCGGCAGGGTCTGGAGCAGATCAAGCTGCGGCGTCCGTTGCTGGCTCTTGGGCCCTCCGGTCTGACCACTCTGTTGCAGAGCGAGGCGGGCGTGGCCGAGGCGGTGCCGGGCCGACGCTGGTGGCGGGAGCAGCTGGCTGGCTTCGCCCTCCCCCATCCGCTGCCGATGGCGTTCCTGGCGCGGCCGGATGCTCTGGAGGAGGAGCCGCTCGGCCTCAACTACCGCGGTCCTGCCGGGACCCTGCCCTCGCTGTCGGCCTGGCGGATCCAGCAGGCACCGACAGGGATCTGGAAGAACCGCACGGTGGTGATCGGGGCCACGGCACCGGAGCTGGGAGACCAGCTGGAAACGCCCTTCGGCGCCATGAGTGGCAGTGAGGTGCTGGCCACCGCTGTGGGCAATGTGCTGGCGGAGGATGGACTGCGCTCAGCGTCGGGACCCGCGACGGGACTGTTGCTCCTCCTCTGGGGAGGCGGTGCGCTGACCCTGCTGGCGCGCCCATCGTCGGCCCTGGGCACGGTCGCCGTGGCTGTGGCTCTGATGGCCGCTGGCCTTGGCCTCACCTATGGACTCTGGCTCTGGGCCCAGCTCGATCTGCCCCTCGCGGCGCTGCTGCTGGCTCCCCTGCTGGGGGGCGGCCTGCGCGCGGCCGGGCAGGCCCGGCAGGAGCTGCGGGAGCGGGCCTATCTGCATCAGGTGCTCTCCCACCGCATCTCCCCGACCCTGCTCCACGACATCCTGCGCAACCCCGCGCCGATCTGGAACCAGGCCGCGGGTGTGCGCTGCCGCTGTGTGTTGCTGTTCAGCGATCTGGTCGACTTCACCCCCCTGAGTGCCAGCCTGGAGCCGGCGGAGCTCTTCGATCTGCTCAACCGCTACTTCGAGGTGATGGCGGCGGCGGTGCTGTCTGAGCAGGGGCTGCTGGACAAGTTCATCGGCGATGCGGTGATGGCGGAGTTCGGGGTGCCACGCAGCCGCGGCGACCAGATCGAGGCCCGCGCGGCGGTGCGTGCGGCTCTGGCGATGCAGCGAGGTCTGCAGACGCTCAATCGAGCGTTGGCCGAGAAGAACCGTCCGCCCCTGCGCCATGGCATCGGTCTGCATGTGGGGGAGGTGATCGCCGGCAACCTCGGCTCCAGCCAGCGGCTCGAGTTCACCGTGGTGGGCGCCAGCGTGAACGTGGCCAGCCGGCTGGAGGGGCTGACCCGTCGTTATCCCCAGCATCCGATCCTGATCAGCGGCGATCTGCTGGCGCTGCTGCCGGGGGAGCTGGTGGTGGAGCCTCTTGGCCCACATCCGCTCAAGGGCTGGCCCGATCCCCTGAGGGTGTTCGCCCTGCAGGGTCTTGAGCCGGAGGCACCGGTGGCGGATGAATCCGGAGCCGGCGCGCCGCTGTGA
- a CDS encoding LuxR C-terminal-related transcriptional regulator, which translates to MEQAHKLRPDLLIGLFLLDPASLASPQLLQCSANWIIADRDMLTPDRPLVRAIKAAYGGETYRSPAVCLAMQALMTEGPHDASAATLPRQHWSEREERLLLHLCAGRSNREIADALHYSLATVRSYVRDLMRKLGYSNRISFVLHATSLGFPPPPGAGPTPIPDP; encoded by the coding sequence GTGGAGCAGGCGCACAAGCTCAGGCCCGATCTGTTGATTGGCCTGTTTTTGCTGGATCCCGCCAGCCTGGCCTCCCCTCAGCTGCTGCAGTGCAGCGCCAACTGGATCATTGCTGATCGCGACATGCTCACGCCGGACCGCCCCTTGGTTCGGGCGATCAAAGCGGCGTATGGCGGTGAGACCTACCGCAGCCCTGCCGTATGCCTGGCCATGCAGGCCCTCATGACTGAGGGACCCCACGACGCCAGCGCCGCCACCCTGCCGCGCCAGCACTGGTCGGAGCGGGAGGAACGGCTGCTGCTCCACCTCTGCGCCGGCCGCAGCAACCGGGAGATCGCCGACGCTCTGCACTACTCCTTGGCCACGGTGCGCTCCTATGTGCGCGATCTGATGCGCAAGCTGGGCTACTCCAACCGCATCAGCTTTGTACTCCATGCCACCAGCCTCGGTTTCCCGCCGCCGCCTGGCGCGGGCCCCACGCCAATCCCTGATCCTTGA
- a CDS encoding FecR family protein: MARLTPLVPLVLRGTLALSCVAQLAEGLPAGARGGMPVLPQVVEVPSRPAYVTPPRGTEAAARSGQLLEPATLLRTRTPGRLQVAFPDGRRFRLGGDALALIGRREVELSRGQIIGWLTPGRNAGPPLRIRTRVGTASISGTTVFIEASPALLRIFSWEGPVEVEARNGQRFTLNTGEEVVHSAGGWSSPRRLSRAEAARRRRASSLLNGFSTPMETLPELERQLDRLP, encoded by the coding sequence ATGGCCCGCCTCACTCCCCTCGTCCCCCTGGTGCTGAGAGGCACCCTGGCACTCAGCTGTGTTGCTCAGCTGGCGGAGGGCCTTCCGGCCGGGGCCCGCGGCGGGATGCCTGTCCTGCCCCAGGTGGTGGAGGTGCCCTCCAGGCCCGCTTACGTGACTCCGCCCAGGGGAACCGAGGCCGCCGCCCGCAGCGGGCAGCTCCTGGAGCCCGCCACCCTGCTGCGCACCCGCACGCCAGGGAGGCTGCAGGTGGCCTTTCCGGATGGACGCCGCTTCCGCCTGGGGGGAGACGCCCTCGCCCTGATCGGCCGCCGCGAGGTGGAACTCAGCCGCGGCCAGATCATCGGCTGGCTGACCCCGGGGCGGAACGCAGGTCCGCCCCTGAGGATCAGGACCCGGGTGGGCACCGCCTCGATCTCGGGCACCACGGTGTTCATCGAGGCCAGCCCGGCGCTTCTGCGGATCTTCAGCTGGGAAGGTCCGGTTGAGGTGGAGGCCCGCAATGGTCAGCGCTTCACCCTCAACACCGGTGAGGAAGTGGTGCATTCCGCCGGTGGCTGGAGTTCACCGCGTCGACTGAGCCGTGCGGAGGCGGCTCGCCGACGCCGTGCCAGCTCCCTGCTCAACGGGTTCTCCACACCGATGGAGACCCTGCCCGAACTGGAGCGGCAACTCGACCGCCTGCCGTGA
- a CDS encoding IS66 family transposase → MMTAHPAGIPEADWLETPASVRALINAQQQEIELLRGQLTSLATELANLRERIGRSSRNSSKPPSSDGLGFKPPERRKGSGRKRGGQQGHPGSGPELLSIERVDQVVDHHPDACRRCGTLLQGEDLDPLRHQVIEIPPITPLVIEHRLHRLVCPCCSTSTCASLPADVEASHYGPRLSALVGLLGSAFPLSFSKTQALLQQLVGVEMSRGAIGRVRQRLSAALEQPMQEALAFARVQPVAYVDETGAPTGNADGNNPTGKRGWQWVMVTAVVTVFVQGLSRSTTAAIELLGNAFGGIVVSDRFSAYNHLPTKQRQLCWAHLIRDLTAIAERPGASAEFGAQLLGLQQQLFGHWHRYKEGKIDWPALQQSCRPIRQTFETTLQRVVELGYQRGERTPWASTVRTCQQLQKVTGGLWTFLENEGIEPTNNAAERALRQSVIQRKISQGVQSRQGAICRSRLLTVTTTLRQQGRDVWEFLEQAWIAHHRDGVMPSLLSDP, encoded by the coding sequence ATGATGACCGCACATCCGGCTGGAATTCCAGAAGCCGACTGGCTGGAAACTCCCGCCAGCGTCAGAGCGCTGATCAACGCCCAGCAGCAGGAGATCGAGCTGTTGCGCGGCCAACTCACCTCCTTGGCCACCGAGTTGGCAAACCTGCGTGAGCGGATCGGACGCAGCTCTCGCAACTCATCCAAACCTCCCTCCAGTGATGGTCTGGGTTTTAAGCCGCCAGAACGGCGCAAGGGCAGTGGCCGCAAGCGGGGCGGCCAGCAGGGCCATCCCGGATCCGGACCAGAGCTGCTGTCGATCGAGCGGGTGGATCAGGTGGTGGATCACCACCCTGATGCCTGCCGCCGCTGTGGCACCTTGCTCCAGGGAGAGGATCTCGATCCCCTGCGCCATCAGGTGATCGAGATCCCGCCGATTACCCCGCTGGTGATCGAGCACCGGCTGCATCGCCTGGTCTGCCCCTGCTGTTCCACCAGCACCTGCGCCTCGTTGCCGGCGGATGTGGAGGCCAGTCACTACGGCCCAAGGCTCAGTGCACTGGTGGGCCTGCTGGGCAGTGCCTTTCCGTTGAGTTTCAGCAAGACCCAGGCCCTGCTCCAGCAGCTGGTAGGAGTGGAGATGAGCCGCGGCGCGATTGGACGGGTCCGCCAGCGCTTGAGTGCAGCACTGGAGCAGCCCATGCAGGAGGCCCTTGCTTTTGCCCGCGTGCAGCCGGTGGCCTACGTAGATGAAACTGGCGCCCCCACCGGCAATGCCGACGGCAACAATCCCACTGGAAAGCGGGGCTGGCAGTGGGTCATGGTCACCGCCGTGGTGACGGTATTTGTGCAAGGGCTGAGTCGATCGACGACCGCTGCCATCGAGCTGCTGGGGAACGCCTTTGGCGGGATTGTGGTGAGCGATCGCTTCTCGGCCTACAACCACCTGCCCACCAAGCAGCGCCAGCTGTGCTGGGCGCACCTGATCCGCGACCTGACGGCCATCGCCGAACGCCCGGGCGCCAGCGCTGAATTCGGAGCCCAGCTGCTGGGCCTGCAGCAGCAGCTGTTTGGCCACTGGCACCGCTACAAGGAGGGAAAGATTGACTGGCCCGCCTTGCAGCAAAGCTGCCGGCCGATCCGCCAGACCTTTGAGACCACGCTGCAGCGGGTAGTAGAGCTCGGCTACCAGCGCGGCGAGCGAACGCCTTGGGCCAGCACAGTGCGCACGTGCCAGCAGCTCCAGAAGGTGACAGGTGGGTTGTGGACCTTCCTGGAGAACGAGGGAATAGAGCCCACCAACAACGCCGCAGAACGTGCCCTGCGCCAATCGGTGATTCAGCGCAAGATCAGTCAAGGAGTCCAATCCCGCCAAGGTGCGATCTGCCGGAGCCGCCTGCTCACGGTCACCACTACCCTCAGGCAACAGGGGCGGGATGTCTGGGAGTTCCTGGAGCAGGCCTGGATCGCCCATCACCGCGATGGGGTGATGCCGTCACTGCTGAGCGATCCCTGA
- a CDS encoding FecR domain-containing protein — MSPLPRPAVVGSLPVRPQAAHLRLLLPAALLACLAIPFRPAPLRAAEAATVREILDGKELFIDERQARVNDKAVTPQEVSTRNSRAQLGFPSGAAGRLNRFSLLRLGQDCFLLSKGQVLVSGKQAGCTRSSRLSVRGTNYLLAVDESGGTELSVLEGSVEVEPLNGGQPAPGGATTVNAGEKLQLSPAGVVLTLLKLSNGDYNAILGGPLFQGFTTPLPAFGSLESYLRSTMPSVSIPSAPSTPSIPSFALPRFF; from the coding sequence ATGTCGCCGCTCCCCCGCCCGGCTGTGGTTGGCTCCCTGCCAGTCCGCCCACAGGCAGCACACCTCCGCCTGCTGCTTCCCGCTGCGCTGCTGGCCTGCCTGGCGATCCCCTTCCGGCCGGCGCCACTGCGGGCCGCCGAGGCGGCCACGGTGCGGGAGATCCTCGACGGCAAGGAGCTGTTCATCGATGAGCGCCAGGCCAGGGTGAACGACAAGGCGGTCACCCCCCAGGAGGTGAGCACCAGGAACAGTCGCGCCCAGCTGGGTTTTCCCTCAGGGGCCGCCGGACGTCTCAACCGCTTTTCCCTGCTCCGCCTCGGTCAGGATTGCTTCCTGCTCAGCAAGGGTCAGGTGCTGGTCTCCGGGAAACAGGCGGGATGCACCCGCTCGTCGCGGTTGAGTGTGCGCGGCACCAACTACCTGCTCGCGGTCGATGAGAGCGGCGGCACCGAGTTGTCCGTCCTCGAAGGCTCGGTTGAGGTGGAGCCTCTCAACGGAGGACAACCTGCCCCCGGGGGGGCCACCACCGTGAATGCCGGAGAGAAACTGCAGCTCTCACCGGCCGGAGTGGTGCTCACCCTGCTCAAGCTCAGCAATGGCGACTACAACGCGATTCTCGGTGGGCCTCTGTTCCAGGGCTTCACCACACCGCTGCCGGCCTTCGGATCCCTCGAGAGCTACCTGCGCTCCACCATGCCCTCGGTGTCGATCCCCTCGGCGCCGTCAACCCCTTCGATTCCGTCGTTCGCGCTGCCGCGCTTCTTCTGA
- a CDS encoding adenylate/guanylate cyclase domain-containing protein — MSRPRALVAASLGVALLAGAISGWPIGRWRAWERGLEDQLLVLRGRRPPPGQVVLVPIDDATLQQGDWYQSQPQERPPDWAVGTGTLPWPRAAYGLLASRLIEAGARVVAINVVFAGPSSLGPADDRALAVELRRHPGRVALAAEMLEPEDARTGSSGLTLIRPEAVLTALGGPDRLGLGNTLPAEPGEPPRHPEAYGRGLLPANGVAPFPSLSATALRLAGRGSRQHDPAMALNVYGPEGAFPRIPAWEVLDPDRWRGHPLRARVHGSVVLVGPVVSQGEAGNPTPFGRLSGLEVLATATANSLQGDGLAPWPTSAPWRALLAMLPLLLVAAVALRGAGLGWRLGWVAAGLLVLALAGWLTLLQAHRWLPLLGPAGGLVLLGLLYGGEAYQREESERRRLRRTFERYVAPSVVAEILADPTAAEGMLRGRVRPVTVLFSDLIGFTQLTQKRGKEGQTELHVRQLNRYLGAMVAVITDHGGTIDKFIGDAVMAVFGSPLGRGEREEALAALHCARAMRRALEELNTAWRAEGVEPLNSGIGLASGPAMVGQIGSPQRLEFTVIGDTVNLASRLEGQTRPLQVPVVFDAATAELVRGEFPVSPLGLVTVKGMGEIPVFTLGTGPSGSP; from the coding sequence ATGAGCCGACCCCGCGCCCTGGTGGCGGCCTCCCTTGGTGTGGCCCTGCTGGCGGGGGCGATCAGCGGCTGGCCCATCGGCCGCTGGCGCGCCTGGGAACGGGGCCTGGAAGACCAGCTGCTGGTGCTGCGCGGCCGCCGCCCGCCGCCGGGGCAGGTGGTGCTGGTGCCGATCGATGATGCCACCCTTCAGCAGGGGGACTGGTACCAGAGCCAGCCGCAGGAGCGTCCGCCCGACTGGGCGGTGGGCACCGGCACCTTGCCCTGGCCCCGGGCCGCCTATGGGCTGCTGGCCTCCCGGCTGATCGAGGCCGGAGCCAGGGTGGTGGCCATCAATGTGGTCTTCGCGGGCCCCAGCAGCCTGGGCCCCGCCGACGATCGGGCCCTGGCGGTTGAGCTGCGCCGCCATCCGGGCCGGGTGGCCCTGGCGGCCGAGATGCTGGAGCCGGAGGATGCGCGCACGGGTTCCTCAGGCCTGACCCTGATCCGGCCGGAGGCGGTGCTGACCGCCCTGGGCGGGCCCGACCGCCTCGGACTCGGCAACACCCTGCCGGCCGAACCCGGGGAGCCGCCGCGGCACCCCGAGGCCTACGGCCGCGGGCTGCTGCCCGCCAATGGCGTCGCGCCGTTTCCGTCGCTCTCCGCCACGGCGCTGCGCCTGGCCGGGCGCGGCAGCCGTCAGCACGACCCCGCCATGGCCCTGAACGTCTATGGCCCTGAGGGCGCCTTCCCGCGCATCCCGGCCTGGGAGGTGCTGGACCCTGACCGTTGGCGGGGGCATCCCCTGCGCGCGCGCGTCCACGGTTCCGTGGTGCTGGTCGGACCCGTGGTCTCCCAGGGGGAGGCCGGCAACCCCACCCCGTTCGGACGCCTTTCCGGCCTCGAAGTCCTGGCCACCGCCACGGCCAACTCCCTGCAGGGGGATGGGTTGGCCCCCTGGCCCACTTCCGCCCCCTGGAGGGCCCTGCTGGCCATGCTCCCCCTGCTGCTGGTCGCAGCCGTGGCCCTGCGGGGCGCAGGCCTGGGCTGGCGTCTCGGCTGGGTGGCGGCGGGCCTGCTGGTCCTGGCCCTGGCGGGCTGGCTCACCCTGCTGCAGGCCCACCGCTGGCTGCCGCTGCTGGGTCCCGCCGGAGGTCTGGTGCTGCTGGGCCTGCTCTATGGGGGTGAGGCCTATCAGCGGGAGGAGTCGGAGCGGCGCCGGTTGCGGCGCACCTTCGAGCGCTACGTGGCCCCCAGCGTGGTGGCCGAGATCCTGGCCGACCCCACCGCTGCCGAGGGCATGCTGCGCGGGCGCGTCCGCCCGGTGACCGTGCTGTTCTCCGACCTGATCGGCTTCACCCAGCTCACCCAGAAGCGCGGCAAGGAAGGGCAGACCGAACTGCATGTGCGCCAGCTCAACCGCTACCTCGGCGCGATGGTGGCGGTGATCACCGACCATGGCGGCACGATCGACAAATTCATCGGCGACGCGGTGATGGCGGTGTTCGGCTCGCCCCTGGGCCGGGGTGAGCGCGAGGAGGCCCTGGCGGCCCTCCATTGCGCCCGGGCCATGCGCCGTGCCCTCGAGGAACTCAACACCGCCTGGCGGGCCGAAGGGGTCGAGCCCCTCAACAGCGGCATCGGGCTGGCCAGCGGTCCGGCGATGGTGGGTCAGATCGGCAGTCCCCAGCGCCTGGAGTTCACCGTGATCGGCGACACGGTGAACCTCGCCAGCCGCCTGGAGGGTCAGACCCGTCCGCTGCAGGTGCCGGTGGTGTTCGATGCGGCCACTGCCGAGCTGGTCCGTGGGGAATTCCCCGTGAGCCCGTTGGGTCTGGTCACGGTCAAGGGGATGGGGGAGATTCCCGTGTTCACGCTGGGAACCGGTCCCAGCGGAAGTCCTTGA
- the ndk gene encoding nucleoside-diphosphate kinase, with translation MATERTFLAIKPDGVQRGLVGEILGRFERKGFKLVGLKQLVPSRELAESHYGVHSERPFFAGLVEFITSGPVVAMVWEGEGVIASARKLIGATKPLEAEPGTIRGDLAVNIGRNVIHGSDAPETAVFEIGLWFQPSELSDWTPADQVWRCED, from the coding sequence ATGGCCACCGAACGCACTTTTCTCGCCATCAAACCCGATGGGGTGCAGCGCGGCTTGGTGGGCGAGATCCTCGGCCGCTTCGAGCGCAAGGGCTTCAAGCTGGTGGGTCTCAAGCAGCTGGTGCCCAGCCGTGAGCTGGCCGAAAGCCATTACGGCGTGCACAGCGAGCGCCCCTTCTTCGCCGGCCTGGTCGAGTTCATCACCAGCGGCCCGGTGGTGGCGATGGTCTGGGAAGGGGAGGGGGTGATCGCCAGTGCCCGCAAGCTGATCGGCGCCACCAAGCCCCTCGAGGCCGAGCCGGGCACGATCCGCGGCGATCTGGCGGTGAACATCGGCCGCAACGTGATCCATGGCTCCGATGCGCCCGAAACCGCCGTGTTCGAGATCGGTCTGTGGTTCCAGCCCTCCGAACTCAGTGACTGGACTCCCGCCGATCAGGTGTGGCGCTGCGAGGACTGA
- a CDS encoding IS5 family transposase: MGQRGFWDEQQRVAKLQEKKPVLIRLAESIPWESFRPLLDKGYSQERKSNAGRKRIDPLILFKMLVLQQLFNLSDEEIEFQVNDRRSFEGFVGLGVMNDIPDATTVAFFRERLRKAGVIEELFEMFEEYLRSQGLQARGGQIIDATLVPVPKQRNTREENKEIKAGRLPEGWDENLDRLQQKDLDARWTQKNGLSYYGYKNSICIDVDHGFIRRYAVTPANIHDSQMLPLLLDPENEHDYVWADSAYSGECFDALLSLGGFESLIHEKGARNHPLSDAAKELNRLKSSIRACVEHVFGCMTMSMGGKLTRKIGLERNEAWWGLKNLTFNLLRYLQRSAHVVVVA, encoded by the coding sequence ATGGGCCAGCGAGGTTTCTGGGACGAACAACAAAGAGTTGCAAAGCTCCAAGAGAAGAAGCCGGTTCTGATCCGTCTCGCAGAATCGATTCCCTGGGAATCTTTCCGCCCTTTGCTTGACAAGGGCTATAGCCAGGAGCGCAAAAGCAATGCTGGACGCAAGAGAATCGACCCACTGATTCTTTTCAAGATGCTGGTGCTCCAGCAGCTATTTAATTTAAGTGATGAAGAGATCGAATTCCAAGTAAATGACCGTCGCTCCTTCGAGGGGTTTGTTGGTCTTGGGGTGATGAATGACATACCAGATGCCACCACAGTCGCCTTCTTCAGAGAGCGACTGCGCAAGGCGGGAGTTATCGAGGAACTCTTTGAGATGTTTGAGGAATACCTGCGCTCTCAGGGTCTCCAAGCCCGGGGTGGTCAGATCATTGACGCGACTCTCGTCCCTGTTCCCAAGCAACGCAATACCCGCGAGGAGAACAAGGAAATCAAAGCCGGAAGGCTGCCAGAGGGCTGGGATGAAAACCTAGACCGCTTGCAGCAAAAGGATTTAGACGCTCGCTGGACACAAAAGAACGGCCTCAGTTACTACGGTTACAAGAACAGTATTTGCATCGATGTCGACCATGGATTCATACGCCGATATGCTGTCACTCCTGCCAATATCCACGACAGCCAGATGCTTCCACTTCTGCTTGATCCAGAAAACGAGCATGACTATGTCTGGGCAGACTCAGCATATTCCGGCGAATGCTTTGATGCTCTTCTGAGTCTCGGTGGCTTCGAAAGCCTGATCCACGAAAAAGGCGCTCGCAATCATCCGCTTAGCGACGCAGCCAAGGAATTAAATCGTCTTAAGTCGTCGATCAGAGCTTGTGTCGAGCATGTCTTTGGCTGCATGACCATGTCCATGGGTGGAAAGCTGACAAGAAAGATTGGGCTAGAAAGGAACGAGGCTTGGTGGGGTCTCAAGAACCTAACATTTAATTTACTGCGCTATCTCCAGCGCTCTGCCCACGTAGTAGTGGTTGCATGA
- a CDS encoding FAD-dependent oxidoreductase yields the protein MSVQSDPVLILGGGLIGLAVAHQLARRGELVQVLSRRRSEAAGFVAAGMLAPHAEGISGPLLGLGQASLERIPAWVQRIEADSGLSCGLRPCGIVVPFAAAEQRDAYPTAAFGAPLTRAELEREIPGLGPSWQAGLLFPQDGQIDNRRQLMRALERACVERGVAFEEGAEVLELVCRQGDALEAVRIRRAQGDVATIPCRRAVLACGAWSARLMPALPVAPIKGQMLSLQGPRDALKRVLFGPGIYLVPREDGLLVVGATSEPEAGFAEGLTPFGQRELQAGIEALLPEAACWPPMERWWGFRPGTPDEAPLLGPGPIPGLWLATGHYRNGVLLAAITAELIAAAMAPQPDPATAGLLKDFRWDRFPA from the coding sequence ATGAGCGTCCAGAGCGACCCCGTGCTGATCCTCGGTGGCGGCCTGATCGGTCTGGCGGTGGCCCACCAGCTGGCCCGCCGGGGAGAGCTGGTGCAGGTGCTCAGCCGGCGCCGCAGTGAGGCGGCGGGGTTCGTGGCCGCCGGGATGCTGGCCCCCCACGCCGAGGGAATCTCGGGCCCGCTGCTGGGCCTCGGCCAGGCCAGCCTGGAGCGGATTCCGGCCTGGGTGCAGCGGATCGAAGCCGACAGCGGCCTGAGCTGCGGCCTGCGGCCCTGCGGGATCGTGGTGCCCTTTGCCGCCGCCGAGCAGCGCGACGCCTACCCCACCGCCGCCTTCGGGGCGCCCCTGACGCGGGCCGAGCTGGAGCGGGAGATCCCCGGCCTCGGGCCCTCCTGGCAGGCCGGGCTGCTGTTCCCCCAGGACGGGCAGATCGACAACCGCCGGCAGCTGATGCGGGCCCTGGAGCGGGCCTGCGTGGAGCGGGGGGTGGCTTTCGAGGAAGGGGCTGAGGTGCTGGAGCTGGTGTGCCGGCAGGGTGATGCGCTCGAAGCGGTGCGCATCCGCCGTGCCCAGGGGGACGTCGCCACGATCCCCTGCCGGCGGGCGGTGCTGGCCTGCGGCGCCTGGAGCGCCCGGCTGATGCCTGCGCTGCCGGTGGCCCCCATCAAGGGGCAGATGCTCTCGCTGCAGGGGCCCCGGGACGCCTTGAAGCGGGTGCTGTTCGGTCCGGGGATCTACCTGGTGCCCCGGGAGGACGGCCTGCTGGTGGTGGGGGCCACCAGCGAGCCGGAGGCCGGCTTCGCGGAGGGTCTCACTCCCTTCGGGCAACGGGAGCTGCAGGCCGGCATCGAGGCGCTGCTGCCGGAAGCGGCCTGCTGGCCGCCGATGGAGCGCTGGTGGGGCTTCCGGCCCGGCACCCCGGATGAGGCGCCCCTGCTCGGCCCCGGTCCGATCCCGGGGCTCTGGCTGGCCACGGGCCACTACCGCAACGGTGTGCTGCTGGCGGCGATCACCGCGGAGCTGATCGCGGCGGCCATGGCACCGCAGCCAGACCCAGCGACGGCAGGGCTGCTCAAGGACTTCCGCTGGGACCGGTTCCCAGCGTGA